The genomic window TCTATCCATTGAACTATGGGGGCATTGGGGCAATTTTACACGAAGATTTACACTTTGACAAGACCTTTTATGTTAATAAATTTACAATTATCAATGGAGGTGATAGAATCTATTTAACCTGGTGGTATTGGTTATCTTTTCACTTTCTTCGTGCGAACTCAGGGATGGTCGCTGTGGCGACCATAACCCGTTCAAAGATAACCAATACCACTAATAAAATATTTTTCCTATGCAATCCCTATTACTCACAATTGTTTTAATAATCCTTGTCGCCACCTTAGCTATTCTCTTCCTGCTATATAAAAAACTCCAGGAATCACAAAAGCCCAAAGAAGGGGATCAGAACTTATTTTTAATGTTGCAGAATCAAATTCAGGATCTAAACCGGCTAATGGATCAAAAAATGAGCGACACACATAAAGTAATGACGGAAACACAAGCAAATATAAACAAAACCATCCAATCACAATTCAACCAGAGTGTAAAAGTGATAACCGACATCACCGAAAAATTAACAAAGCTGGACGAAACCAATAAACAAATCGTAAATTTTGCCGACCAATTGCAAACTTTGGAAGACACTTTGCAGAACCCTAAACACAGGGGCATCCTCGGTGAATATTATTTGGAAACTGTTTTAAAAAATGTTCTGCCCCCGGGCGCATATCAGATGCAATATAAATTTTCCGACGGCGATATTGTGGATGCGGCTGTTTTTGTAAAAGATAAAGTCATACCAATTGACTCCAAATTTAGCTTGGAAAATTATAACCGCTTAATTGAAGAAAAAAATCCGGACAAACGCGCCGAACTGGAGCTTGCCTTTAAAAAGGATTTGAAAAATCGCATAGATGAAACAAGCAAGTATATTAAGCCAAAAGAAAACACCAT from Patescibacteria group bacterium includes these protein-coding regions:
- a CDS encoding DNA recombination protein RmuC, with the protein product MQSLLLTIVLIILVATLAILFLLYKKLQESQKPKEGDQNLFLMLQNQIQDLNRLMDQKMSDTHKVMTETQANINKTIQSQFNQSVKVITDITEKLTKLDETNKQIVNFADQLQTLEDTLQNPKHRGILGEYYLETVLKNVLPPGAYQMQYKFSDGDIVDAAVFVKDKVIPIDSKFSLENYNRLIEEKNPDKRAELELAFKKDLKNRIDETSKYIKPKENTMDFAFMFIPAEGIYYDLLINQVGAIKSNTHALIEYAFKERHVIIVSPTSFLAYLQTVLQGLRALQIEESAKEIRKRVEELGKHILAYDEYLKKLGANLSTTVNSYNNAYKEFNKMDKDVIKIAGGDKTIEPVQIEKPIMDE